CAATCGGAGTATCACCATCGCTACACCTTTGAAGTGGATGCTCGGGCGAACAAGCAGCAAATCAAGGAAGCGGTGGAGCAGATCTTTAACGTGCAGGTCCTGGACGTGAATGTCATCAACATCCGCGGCAAACAACGTCGCTGGGGTAGGATTATCGGACGCACGAAGGATTGGAAGAAGGCGATCGTGACCCTGGCTCCGGGTCAGACCATCCAATTCTTCGAAGGCGTGTAGTTGGTTGTGGTAGGAGCGCTGTCTTGAGGTACAGACGAGTTTTGAGGAATGGCGTATCATGGCAATAAAGACGTATAAACCCACTTCGCCCGGTCGCCGGGGGATGACCGGCTATCTTTTTGAAGAGATTACTTCTACGGAACCAGAGGAGTCGTTGCTTGTTCCGCTGCGCAAAAAAGCAGGACGCAATGTGCGTGGCGTTGTTACCGTTCGTCACCAAGGCGGCGGACATAAGCGTATGTACCGTATTATTGATTTCAAGCGCGACAAGATCAACATACCGGCGCGGGTGGAATCCATTCAATATGACCCGAACCGTTCCGCGCGCATTGCATTGCTCACGTATGCAGATGGCGAGAAGCGTTATATCATCGCTCCGCTGGAGGTGAAAGTGGGCGATGTGTTGATGTCTGGGCCATCTGCCGAAATTCGGCCAGGCAATGCCATGCCCATTGAGCGCATCCCGCTGGGCACGTTGATCCATAACATTGAACTACAACCCGGTCGGGGTGGACAGTTGGTGCGTGCTGCTGGTGCATCCGCGCAGTTACTGGCAAAGGAAGGCGACTATGCTCAAGTGCGCATGCCTTCTGGTGAGGTGCGGCTGATTTCCATCCGTTGTATGGCCACAATTGGCCAGGTTGGCAATACAGATCATGGCAATATCAAACTGGGGAAGGCTGGTCGTTCCCGTTGGTTGGGCATTCGTCCATCCGTGCGGGGTTCGGCGATGACGCCCCGTGACCACCCTCATGGTGGAGGGGAAGGGAAGGCGCCTATTGGCATGCCTTCGCCCAAGAGTCCATGGGGCAAGCCGACCTTGGGCGCGAAAACCCGCCGCCGCAAACAAACGGATAAGATGATCATCCGCCACCGGCAGAAGAAGAAACGCCAGTAAAGTCATGCCGCTGTGGCAGATTATTCATGTGTGAGGTGAGGAGTCTGAGACATGTCCAGATCACTCAAAAAAGGACCTTATGTAGATCAGAAGCTTTTGCGGAAGATCGAAGCCATGAACCGCTCTGGAGAGAAGCGCGTTATCAAAACGTGGTCGCGTGCTTCGACCATCTTTCCGCAGATGGTTGGGCATACCATTGCCGTGCACGATGGAAGGCGGCATGTGCCTATCTACATTACGGAGAACATGGTTGGGCATAAACTGGGGGAGTTTGCTCCCACGCGCTATTTCCGCGGGCACACCACTAAGGAGAAAAAAGTCAGAGCATAAGGCAAGAGACGGCACGGTTGCTCTGGGCATTGCTCCATTGTGGCAAGCATTGTTTGGGGAGAGTTGTGGATGGATCTTCAAGTGAGAGCTGTGGCGAAGTATATCCGTATGTCGCCGCGAAAAGTGAAACTAGTAGTGGACTTGGTGCGTGGCAAGCAGGTAGCTGAGGCATTGACCCTGTTGAAGTACTCCACCAAGGCAGCCGCGCGCCCTGTGGCGAAGGCGATCCAATCGGCAGCGGCCAATGCTGAGGACAAGTTTGGCCTTTCGCCGCAAGAATTGTACATTGCGGAGATCTATGCGGACGAGGGGCCTACTTACAAAAGAGGTCGCTTTGGCGCGCGAGGCCGGTTCAAACCGATCTTGAAACGGAGCACGCACATTACCGTCGTCCTAGGTGGTCTGGGACAGGGCTCGGAGTAATGTCTGGTAAGAGCGAATGGGATCAAGGAGGCATTAGTGGGGCGAAAGGTACACCCGTTAGGCTTTAGGCTTGGTTACAACAAAGAATGGTACGCACGCTGGTATGCAGAAGGCAAAAACTATGTGGATTTGTTGCACGAGGATCTAGCCATTCGGCGCATGATCCACGAAACCCTGGGACAGCAAGCCGCTATCTCGAAGATCGAGATCGAGCGCTATCCCAAACAGATCCGCATCACTATTCACTCTGCCAAGCCAGGCGTCGTCATCGGGCACAAAGGTAGAAATGTGGGCATCTTGCGCGACCAATTGGAGGAATTGACGAAGAAAAAGGCCTGGGTGGAGGTTTCGGAAATCGAGCACCCAGAGCTAGAAGCAGCATTGATAGCGGATAGCATTGTCGAGCAGTTGGAAAAACGCGTTTCGCATAAGCGGGCGATGAAACAGGCCGTCATGCGTGCGATGAGAGCGGGCGCCAAGGGCATTAAGATCCTCTGCTCTGGGCGGTTGGCCGGCGCGGAAATGGCGCGCAGCGAATGGGTGCGCGAGGGTCGTGTGCCGCTGCAGACACTGCGTGCGGATATTGATTATGCTTGCCGCGAAGCCTTGACTGTGCTGGGACGCATTGGGGTTAAGGTTTGGGTGTACCGTGGAGACCTACTGCCCGAAGGCAAGGAAAAAGTAGAGGTACCAGCATTTGTCGCTGAGGCCTAAAGGCTTACACCAGGCAGTCATTTTAGTTCAGGAGATTGCACTATGTTGATGCCCA
Above is a genomic segment from Chloroflexota bacterium containing:
- the rplW gene encoding 50S ribosomal protein L23, translated to MDIYEVLKRPIVTEKSGKQSEYHHRYTFEVDARANKQQIKEAVEQIFNVQVLDVNVINIRGKQRRWGRIIGRTKDWKKAIVTLAPGQTIQFFEGV
- the rplB gene encoding 50S ribosomal protein L2, which translates into the protein MAIKTYKPTSPGRRGMTGYLFEEITSTEPEESLLVPLRKKAGRNVRGVVTVRHQGGGHKRMYRIIDFKRDKINIPARVESIQYDPNRSARIALLTYADGEKRYIIAPLEVKVGDVLMSGPSAEIRPGNAMPIERIPLGTLIHNIELQPGRGGQLVRAAGASAQLLAKEGDYAQVRMPSGEVRLISIRCMATIGQVGNTDHGNIKLGKAGRSRWLGIRPSVRGSAMTPRDHPHGGGEGKAPIGMPSPKSPWGKPTLGAKTRRRKQTDKMIIRHRQKKKRQ
- the rpsS gene encoding 30S ribosomal protein S19; the encoded protein is MSRSLKKGPYVDQKLLRKIEAMNRSGEKRVIKTWSRASTIFPQMVGHTIAVHDGRRHVPIYITENMVGHKLGEFAPTRYFRGHTTKEKKVRA
- the rplV gene encoding 50S ribosomal protein L22, translating into MDLQVRAVAKYIRMSPRKVKLVVDLVRGKQVAEALTLLKYSTKAAARPVAKAIQSAAANAEDKFGLSPQELYIAEIYADEGPTYKRGRFGARGRFKPILKRSTHITVVLGGLGQGSE
- the rpsC gene encoding 30S ribosomal protein S3, with translation MGRKVHPLGFRLGYNKEWYARWYAEGKNYVDLLHEDLAIRRMIHETLGQQAAISKIEIERYPKQIRITIHSAKPGVVIGHKGRNVGILRDQLEELTKKKAWVEVSEIEHPELEAALIADSIVEQLEKRVSHKRAMKQAVMRAMRAGAKGIKILCSGRLAGAEMARSEWVREGRVPLQTLRADIDYACREALTVLGRIGVKVWVYRGDLLPEGKEKVEVPAFVAEA